A window from Gottschalkiaceae bacterium SANA encodes these proteins:
- a CDS encoding response regulator transcription factor, protein MPSVRKEASNGLNKRILIVDDEVKLRAMLRMILENRHYEVVEAANGREAMAETSRSKPDLILMDVMMPVMDGLESCRQIRKFSACPIIMLTAKGEDYDQVFGLESGADDYIVKPFNTAVLVARIEAALRRAKGVDLSMVSVGEIIIDIDAHGVTLAGENIDLSRKEYDLLLYFCKNKAISLSRSQILETVWGYDYIGTESTVDTHVNRLRKKLGIYGKCVKTMRGFGYRFEVDHEE, encoded by the coding sequence ATGCCAAGCGTAAGGAAAGAAGCAAGCAATGGGCTAAATAAGCGAATCTTGATTGTGGATGACGAAGTAAAACTAAGAGCAATGCTTCGCATGATTCTTGAAAATCGGCATTATGAAGTAGTAGAAGCGGCCAATGGTCGTGAAGCTATGGCGGAGACGAGTCGCAGCAAGCCGGATTTAATTCTTATGGATGTCATGATGCCGGTCATGGACGGGCTAGAAAGCTGCCGGCAAATTCGAAAATTCTCAGCTTGCCCCATTATCATGCTAACAGCCAAGGGTGAAGATTATGATCAGGTTTTTGGGCTGGAAAGCGGTGCTGACGACTATATCGTCAAACCCTTTAACACAGCGGTACTAGTCGCTCGAATAGAAGCCGCTCTTCGAAGAGCTAAGGGTGTGGATTTATCGATGGTAAGCGTGGGTGAAATAATCATCGATATCGATGCTCATGGGGTGACTCTTGCAGGCGAAAATATCGATCTTAGCCGCAAAGAGTACGATCTCTTGCTCTACTTCTGCAAGAATAAGGCGATCTCTTTAAGTCGAAGTCAGATTTTAGAGACCGTTTGGGGTTATGACTATATTGGAACGGAAAGTACGGTGGATACCCATGTTAATCGTTTGAGGAAGAAACTGGGCATTTATGGCAAATGTGTGAAAACCATGCGAGGATTTGGTTATCGATTTGAGGTAGACCATGAAGAATAG
- a CDS encoding MATE family efflux transporter: MKDLRQGSIKNHIVSLAIPTVGGGLAFTLFNLTDTYFVGKLGTQALAAMGFTFPIILISSAVSMGITTGTMSVLSRAAGRQDKKKMKRIATDGLFLSIVLVLFFSILGLSTMDQLFPLLGADQFTLPLVKDYMSVWYAGILVVLMPPMSDSAMRAIGDTMRPFIVMLVCAGLNVILDPIMIFGWFGFPAMGIQGAAVATVISRFFGMLTTLYFLGFHHKLIDLSRPKLSQLMTSWKEILQIGLPGMGVMLFPQLLRTVLTALAASVGGAAAVAAIAVGSRIEGFVNIAIQGIGSSIVPIVGQNWGAGLYDRVDTVRRLLNRYAIAIGLGSLAVIYVVARPLTSLFTQDPEVVAYVLIYLRWILIGFVGMNLYNWNGQALNAVGKTMWTLAINAGGTVMVMMPLLFVGSKISFTWMLAGLALGQVLVGFFSIGIGRKQLMEAESCNHTEGFVCCKEGLSEN, translated from the coding sequence ATGAAGGATTTAAGGCAAGGAAGCATCAAAAATCACATTGTATCATTGGCTATCCCCACGGTTGGTGGCGGTTTGGCCTTTACATTGTTTAATTTAACGGACACCTATTTTGTTGGTAAATTGGGGACGCAGGCATTGGCCGCTATGGGGTTTACCTTTCCCATTATACTAATCTCTTCTGCGGTTTCCATGGGGATTACAACGGGGACCATGTCGGTACTTTCCCGTGCAGCGGGTAGACAGGACAAAAAGAAGATGAAGCGTATCGCAACAGATGGGCTCTTTTTATCAATTGTATTGGTTCTATTCTTTTCAATTTTGGGTTTGTCTACCATGGACCAACTCTTTCCTCTTTTGGGGGCAGATCAGTTTACTTTGCCTTTGGTAAAGGACTATATGAGTGTGTGGTATGCAGGTATTTTGGTTGTTTTAATGCCACCTATGAGTGATTCGGCCATGCGGGCCATTGGGGATACCATGCGTCCTTTTATTGTCATGCTAGTTTGTGCGGGATTGAATGTGATCCTTGATCCCATTATGATCTTTGGTTGGTTTGGTTTTCCAGCCATGGGGATTCAGGGGGCCGCTGTCGCAACTGTTATTTCTAGATTTTTTGGCATGCTAACAACCCTCTATTTTCTAGGATTTCATCATAAACTAATTGATCTGTCGAGACCCAAGTTGTCACAGTTGATGACTTCGTGGAAGGAAATTTTGCAGATCGGTTTACCAGGTATGGGCGTGATGCTTTTCCCTCAATTATTGAGGACGGTGTTGACAGCCTTGGCAGCATCTGTCGGGGGTGCAGCAGCTGTTGCAGCGATTGCCGTGGGTAGCCGTATTGAAGGTTTTGTGAATATTGCCATTCAAGGAATTGGCAGTAGTATTGTGCCGATTGTGGGGCAAAACTGGGGTGCTGGATTATATGACAGGGTCGATACGGTAAGACGATTGTTGAATCGCTATGCCATTGCTATAGGGCTTGGTTCTTTGGCTGTAATCTATGTTGTTGCGCGGCCCCTCACTTCCTTGTTCACTCAAGATCCGGAAGTTGTCGCTTATGTATTGATATATTTGCGCTGGATTCTAATCGGTTTTGTCGGTATGAATCTCTATAATTGGAACGGACAAGCCTTGAATGCCGTGGGAAAAACCATGTGGACTTTGGCAATCAATGCAGGGGGCACGGTTATGGTCATGATGCCACTTTTATTTGTAGGTTCAAAAATTTCCTTTACTTGGATGCTTGCCGGTCTGGCATTAGGACAAGTCCTTGTGGGATTTTTTTCCATTGGAATTGGAAGAAAGCAATTAATGGAAGCCGAGTCATGTAATCACACCGAGGGTTTTGTTTGCTGTAAAGAGGGTTTGTCAGAAAACTGA
- the oppC gene encoding oligopeptide ABC transporter permease OppC, whose translation METMDMDQTLMDQNLFEPQLGDAEAAEKISRPSLSYWKDAFRRFRENKAATLALLLLVFILLMAVFAPMLSPYDYQEQDYFAVNNEPSAAHWFGTDDLGRDIFVRCWEGARVSLFIAFVIAFLNSTIGILYGGIAGYLGRGIDNIMMRFCEIIAAIPQMLWVILLILAMKPGIWPVIIAISATGWISMARLFRGQVFQLKEMEYVMASQSMGGKNVWIITKHLVPNAMSPIIANLAFIIPRAIFAEAFLSYIGLGLPLPMASWGTLASDGASKIMIFPYQLFFPALLISLTMLSFNVMGDGLRDALDPRLRK comes from the coding sequence ATGGAGACAATGGATATGGATCAAACCCTGATGGATCAGAATTTATTTGAACCGCAATTGGGTGATGCGGAGGCAGCTGAGAAAATCAGTCGGCCATCGTTAAGTTATTGGAAGGACGCCTTTCGGCGTTTTAGAGAGAATAAAGCGGCAACACTGGCCTTACTGCTATTGGTTTTTATCTTACTGATGGCTGTATTTGCACCCATGTTAAGTCCCTATGATTATCAGGAACAGGATTATTTCGCCGTTAACAATGAACCATCGGCAGCCCATTGGTTTGGTACCGATGATTTGGGTCGAGATATTTTTGTCAGGTGTTGGGAAGGTGCGCGGGTGAGTTTGTTTATCGCCTTTGTTATTGCCTTCTTAAATAGTACCATTGGAATTTTATACGGTGGCATTGCCGGTTATTTGGGCCGGGGGATCGATAACATTATGATGCGCTTTTGCGAAATTATTGCGGCAATACCTCAAATGCTTTGGGTGATTCTCTTGATTCTGGCCATGAAGCCAGGGATTTGGCCCGTGATCATCGCCATTTCCGCAACAGGTTGGATTTCTATGGCCCGACTTTTTAGAGGCCAGGTCTTCCAATTGAAAGAGATGGAGTATGTCATGGCAAGCCAGTCTATGGGTGGTAAGAATGTTTGGATCATCACCAAGCACTTGGTACCCAATGCCATGAGTCCAATTATTGCAAACCTAGCCTTTATTATTCCAAGAGCGATTTTCGCCGAAGCCTTTTTAAGCTATATCGGCTTGGGTCTTCCTTTGCCAATGGCAAGTTGGGGCACCTTGGCTTCGGATGGGGCATCAAAAATTATGATCTTTCCCTATCAATTGTTCTTTCCAGCCCTGCTGATCTCTTTGACCATGCTGAGCTTTAACGTAATGGGAGATGGACTTCGGGATGCACTAGATCCGCGATTGAGGAAATAA
- a CDS encoding ABC transporter permease, with translation MGVYILKRFISMIITLFTIATITFFLMHSLPGDPFALPRETPEEVRANLEAKYGLDQPVMTQYAIYMNNLIHGDFGISMKYKGQSVIGKVQDGIPKSAVIGFGGILVGCIVGIVFGIIAALNRGKGFDYLIIVIAILGVSVPSFVFASLLQYAFAVKIPIFKVAGWGGLVFIVLPITAAMMQNMAFYARMLRSSMLDVLNQDYVFTARSKGLLKGEVITKHVVRNSLLPLVTSLGPMFAGAITGNFVIEKIFNIPGIGQALIIAIQNSDYTMIMGLTIIFSFITVIMYFVVDIVYGLVDPRIRIAK, from the coding sequence ATGGGAGTTTACATACTAAAACGCTTTATTTCCATGATTATTACATTATTTACCATTGCAACCATTACCTTTTTTTTGATGCATTCACTGCCAGGCGATCCATTTGCCTTGCCGAGGGAAACACCGGAAGAGGTCCGCGCGAACTTGGAAGCCAAGTACGGGCTTGATCAACCTGTGATGACACAGTACGCAATTTATATGAATAACTTGATCCATGGTGATTTTGGCATTTCCATGAAATACAAGGGCCAGTCGGTTATTGGCAAGGTGCAGGATGGAATTCCAAAATCTGCAGTGATCGGGTTTGGCGGCATACTGGTAGGATGTATTGTCGGGATTGTCTTTGGCATCATTGCAGCATTAAATCGCGGCAAGGGATTTGACTACTTGATTATTGTCATAGCGATCCTTGGTGTATCGGTGCCGAGTTTTGTATTTGCTTCCCTGCTGCAATATGCTTTCGCTGTTAAGATCCCAATCTTCAAGGTGGCAGGCTGGGGAGGCCTGGTTTTTATTGTTTTGCCGATTACCGCAGCCATGATGCAGAATATGGCTTTCTATGCACGTATGCTTCGCTCCAGCATGCTGGACGTATTGAATCAGGACTATGTCTTCACGGCAAGAAGCAAGGGTTTATTAAAGGGTGAAGTCATTACCAAGCATGTGGTAAGAAATTCGCTTTTGCCTTTGGTAACCTCCCTAGGACCCATGTTTGCAGGTGCCATTACGGGAAACTTTGTTATTGAAAAGATCTTCAACATACCGGGGATTGGCCAGGCCTTGATTATTGCCATTCAGAATTCGGATTATACGATGATTATGGGGCTCACCATTATCTTTTCCTTTATTACAGTCATCATGTACTTTGTTGTGGATATTGTTTATGGACTTGTTGATCCGAGAATCCGGATTGCGAAATAG
- a CDS encoding ATP-binding cassette domain-containing protein translates to MSTETILRVEDLKKFFYLGRKKTLKAVDGVTFEIRKGETLGLVGESGCGKSTLGRTLMRIYEPTAGKIEFKGQDSSTMTRNQKREICNEIQMIFQDPYASLNPRMTVGDIIAEGWDMRKKYSGAERKAKIIELLELVGLNEEHASRFPHEFSGGQRQRIGIARALSMNPEFIICDEPISALDVSIQAQIMNLLIDLQKERNLTYLFIAHDLSMVRYISDRIAVMYLGCIVEFGDAKDVSQSPKHPYTQALFSAAPVNNPKKERARKQILLKGDIPSPINMPPGCKFAPRCPYAQDICRKTEPGLNEVEEGRYVACHFVGKGKTFITEEEK, encoded by the coding sequence ATGAGTACAGAGACGATCCTTCGCGTAGAAGATTTGAAAAAGTTCTTTTACTTGGGAAGAAAGAAAACCTTGAAAGCGGTTGACGGCGTTACCTTTGAAATCAGAAAGGGTGAAACTTTGGGGCTTGTGGGCGAGTCAGGCTGTGGAAAAAGCACCTTGGGTAGAACCTTGATGAGGATTTATGAGCCAACGGCTGGAAAAATTGAATTTAAAGGCCAAGATTCATCCACCATGACTCGAAATCAGAAACGAGAGATTTGCAATGAGATTCAAATGATTTTTCAGGATCCCTACGCATCTTTGAATCCCCGCATGACCGTCGGTGATATTATCGCAGAGGGGTGGGACATGAGGAAGAAGTACTCGGGTGCTGAAAGAAAGGCAAAGATCATCGAGTTATTGGAATTGGTCGGCCTCAACGAGGAGCATGCCAGCCGATTTCCCCATGAGTTTTCTGGGGGACAAAGGCAACGAATCGGGATTGCAAGGGCCTTGAGTATGAATCCGGAATTCATTATCTGTGATGAACCAATTTCAGCCTTAGACGTATCCATTCAGGCCCAGATTATGAATCTCTTGATTGACCTGCAAAAGGAACGAAATTTAACTTACTTATTTATTGCCCATGATTTATCTATGGTGCGATATATCTCGGATCGAATTGCGGTTATGTATTTAGGTTGTATTGTTGAATTTGGGGACGCAAAGGATGTCAGTCAATCCCCTAAACATCCCTATACACAAGCCTTGTTTTCGGCTGCACCGGTGAATAATCCAAAAAAAGAACGGGCAAGAAAACAAATTCTCTTGAAGGGAGATATACCAAGCCCCATTAATATGCCGCCTGGATGCAAATTTGCACCTCGTTGTCCATATGCGCAAGATATTTGTCGAAAGACAGAGCCGGGATTAAATGAAGTTGAGGAGGGGCGTTATGTCGCTTGTCACTTTGTAGGAAAGGGAAAAACCTTTATCACGGAGGAAGAGAAATAA
- the oppD gene encoding oligopeptide ABC transporter ATP-binding protein OppD — MSNETLLQVENMAFSFHTYAGEVQAVRGVDFSIKKGETLGIVGESGCGKSVTAKSIIQLNPIYPAGELKSGKILFDGVDLASLGTKEIAKVRASEIRMIFQDPMTSLNPTMKVGKQIQEGILKAEKISKAQAKKRSIEMLRMVKLPSPEERYDQYPHEFSGGMRQRAMIALAMAVNPKLLIADEPTTALDVTTQARILDLMKQIQKEYETTIIMITHDLGVVANIATNIAVMYAGKVIEYGTADEIFESPAHPYTWGLLKSVPDLDADVRERLVSIKGTPPDLFDPPKGCPFAARCSKAMKACHTMTPDNTQLSETHRVSCWLYHKQAPQVINPFSKESVRLNKEEPARPAPSHGKVQETKEARS, encoded by the coding sequence ATGAGTAACGAGACATTATTGCAAGTAGAAAATATGGCATTCTCCTTTCATACCTACGCGGGAGAAGTGCAGGCCGTGCGCGGAGTGGATTTCTCCATTAAGAAGGGGGAAACCTTGGGCATTGTTGGGGAGTCCGGATGTGGAAAGTCGGTTACAGCCAAATCAATTATTCAACTTAATCCCATTTATCCAGCGGGTGAGTTAAAGAGTGGGAAAATACTTTTTGATGGGGTTGATCTGGCAAGCCTAGGCACCAAAGAGATTGCCAAGGTGAGGGCGAGCGAGATTCGTATGATTTTTCAAGATCCCATGACCAGCTTAAATCCAACCATGAAAGTGGGCAAGCAGATTCAGGAAGGGATTTTAAAGGCAGAAAAAATTTCTAAGGCTCAAGCAAAAAAGAGGTCCATTGAAATGCTGAGAATGGTGAAATTACCAAGTCCAGAAGAACGATATGACCAATATCCTCATGAATTTTCTGGCGGCATGCGCCAACGGGCCATGATTGCTTTAGCCATGGCGGTTAATCCCAAACTTTTAATTGCCGATGAGCCGACAACAGCACTGGATGTAACAACCCAGGCACGGATATTAGATTTAATGAAGCAAATTCAAAAAGAATATGAAACCACGATTATTATGATTACCCATGATTTGGGTGTTGTTGCCAATATTGCAACCAACATCGCAGTGATGTATGCGGGCAAGGTGATTGAGTATGGCACAGCCGATGAAATCTTCGAAAGTCCGGCCCATCCTTATACATGGGGACTTCTAAAATCAGTACCGGATTTGGATGCCGATGTACGTGAGCGCTTAGTGAGCATCAAGGGTACACCACCAGATCTCTTTGATCCGCCAAAAGGCTGTCCATTTGCAGCCCGCTGTTCAAAGGCCATGAAGGCTTGTCATACCATGACACCAGACAATACTCAGCTTTCAGAGACGCATCGCGTTTCATGCTGGCTCTACCATAAACAGGCGCCACAGGTTATCAATCCGTTTTCTAAAGAGTCGGTACGGCTCAACAAAGAAGAGCCTGCAAGGCCGGCGCCTTCCCATGGGAAGGTGCAAGAGACGAAGGAGGCACGATCATGA
- a CDS encoding peptide ABC transporter substrate-binding protein, with the protein MKKNRVVLWIVLLVMMTTLLAGCASTEPAATEEPATTEEPATTEEPAAPAVEQVFNINIPQEPQILDPFQFRDDHATSILYALQEPLFRIAENADGYVPGLATDYEMSADATVFTVTLRKDAKWQDGTPITANDVEYSFKRVVDPAFGSEKAFDYYSIKNAEKIVSGEMAVAELGVKALDEFTVEFTLEKPKDYFVSELVQPGFAPIQQAAGQEFGDLYGTEPERIVSSGAFKIVEWQHDAKIVLEKNENYWNAENVSLETVNITLILDTNTVAGMYAVGDLDFMEINKDFISMYKDDPGYETRSQVRVSFIEFNPNIDYFNNIKIREALSLTFDRKAYVEQILGNGDLPAYGMMPPGIRGLDGGDFRAQAGDLVFDMGNDPKAVEKAQALLAEGLAEMGKTKEDMEDFLEVLCVDSPGSKKNAQAIQQMWAKNLDLNLIVTPMQVKMLIPKLMDGSFHSVVGGGRTAGTPDPAYMIDFIYHEGKWDDQVYIDLMEKSFEAVGNERIQYLMEAEKYVLDQFVFIPQNFGVANSVTAEKVSGFVKHPLAVQYDFNSVVIK; encoded by the coding sequence ATGAAGAAGAACAGAGTTGTTTTATGGATCGTATTACTCGTAATGATGACAACCCTTCTAGCAGGTTGCGCAAGTACGGAACCGGCAGCAACGGAAGAACCGGCAACAACAGAAGAGCCGGCTACAACGGAAGAGCCGGCAGCACCGGCAGTAGAGCAAGTGTTCAACATTAATATCCCGCAGGAACCGCAAATTTTGGATCCGTTCCAATTCCGCGATGACCATGCAACCAGCATCCTTTATGCATTGCAGGAGCCTTTGTTCCGTATTGCAGAAAATGCAGATGGTTATGTTCCTGGTTTGGCAACAGACTATGAAATGAGTGCGGATGCAACTGTCTTTACCGTAACTCTTCGCAAAGATGCCAAGTGGCAAGATGGAACGCCAATCACAGCAAATGACGTAGAATACAGCTTCAAGCGCGTCGTTGACCCTGCTTTTGGTTCAGAGAAAGCCTTCGATTATTATTCAATCAAGAACGCAGAAAAGATTGTATCGGGTGAAATGGCAGTTGCTGAATTAGGCGTTAAAGCATTGGATGAGTTTACAGTAGAGTTTACGCTTGAAAAACCAAAGGATTACTTTGTAAGTGAACTGGTACAACCTGGTTTCGCGCCGATCCAACAGGCAGCAGGTCAAGAATTTGGTGACTTGTACGGAACAGAACCAGAGCGTATTGTATCATCAGGTGCATTTAAGATTGTTGAATGGCAACATGATGCGAAAATCGTTCTTGAGAAAAATGAGAACTATTGGAACGCTGAAAATGTAAGCTTGGAAACCGTTAATATTACATTAATTCTTGACACCAATACGGTTGCGGGCATGTATGCTGTAGGCGATTTGGACTTTATGGAAATCAATAAAGATTTTATCTCCATGTACAAAGACGATCCAGGCTATGAAACACGATCGCAAGTACGCGTTAGCTTTATTGAGTTCAATCCAAACATTGACTACTTCAACAATATCAAAATTCGTGAGGCACTTTCTTTAACATTTGACCGCAAGGCATATGTAGAGCAAATTTTGGGCAACGGCGACCTTCCAGCATACGGCATGATGCCACCGGGAATCCGCGGATTAGATGGTGGAGACTTCCGCGCACAAGCAGGTGACTTGGTATTTGACATGGGCAACGACCCAAAAGCCGTTGAAAAAGCACAAGCATTATTGGCAGAAGGTTTGGCTGAAATGGGCAAGACCAAAGAAGACATGGAAGATTTCTTGGAAGTATTGTGTGTAGATAGCCCGGGATCAAAAAAGAATGCGCAAGCCATTCAGCAAATGTGGGCGAAAAACTTAGATTTGAATTTGATTGTAACACCAATGCAAGTGAAGATGTTGATTCCAAAATTAATGGATGGAAGTTTCCATTCAGTGGTAGGCGGCGGACGTACAGCCGGCACACCGGACCCTGCATACATGATCGACTTTATTTATCATGAAGGCAAATGGGACGACCAAGTATATATTGATTTAATGGAAAAATCATTTGAAGCTGTTGGAAATGAAAGAATTCAATACTTGATGGAAGCAGAAAA
- a CDS encoding DUF4956 domain-containing protein, producing the protein MTINDIFKNDFLEQTTGALSLLEMSMTLVAALLIGLGIFFIYRRTFEGVMYSKTFNTSLVILSLISATIIVGVTNNIVLSLGMVGALSIVRFRTSIKDPIDVVYMFWAIGSGIIVGAGLYVLAALAFLMISAVLIAFSKTSTRMSAYLLVMNYGEETDESEIYENVRNATGKYKLKSKTTLPGNTELTIELKMKAEESSLVNELNEVMGVKSVAMLSYDGDYVV; encoded by the coding sequence ATGACAATTAATGATATTTTTAAGAATGATTTTTTGGAACAGACGACCGGTGCCTTATCTCTTTTAGAGATGTCCATGACTCTGGTGGCCGCCCTGTTGATCGGGCTCGGAATTTTCTTTATCTACAGACGCACTTTTGAAGGCGTTATGTATTCAAAGACCTTTAATACCTCTTTGGTGATTTTAAGTTTGATATCGGCAACGATTATCGTCGGTGTCACCAATAATATTGTTTTATCTCTGGGAATGGTTGGTGCCCTGTCAATCGTCCGCTTTCGTACCTCTATTAAAGATCCCATTGATGTGGTTTACATGTTTTGGGCCATCGGATCCGGAATCATTGTAGGTGCTGGACTATACGTTTTGGCGGCTTTGGCCTTTTTGATGATTTCTGCGGTACTCATCGCCTTTTCTAAGACAAGTACTCGTATGTCGGCCTATCTCTTGGTTATGAATTACGGAGAAGAAACGGATGAGAGTGAAATTTATGAGAACGTTCGAAATGCGACCGGGAAATACAAATTAAAATCAAAGACAACTTTACCCGGCAATACTGAGTTGACCATTGAATTGAAGATGAAGGCTGAGGAATCTAGTCTGGTCAATGAATTGAATGAAGTGATGGGTGTGAAAAGTGTAGCCATGCTGAGTTATGATGGCGACTATGTGGTATAG
- a CDS encoding FAD-binding protein produces the protein MYDIAIIGAGPAGSNLARLLAQQTQMKICLIDKRPLQVSSDVSIGARRKACGGLLSPDAQKMLARQGLTIPVSILEDPQLFSVRTIDFDNKLENHYQRHYLNMDREKFDRFLYHLVPNWVEKKQGVVFDVKKRDTHWSLQVRDDGQIQSIQAKNLIAADGANSFLRRTFASDFPRPKRYISMQKWYPLHASMPYYTGIFDSEVTDYYSWTIQKDDQIILGTALPVGEPVHERFEILRKKVEEHLQIPLREENRTEGAFLERITHVNQLLWAKDGIFYVGEAAGAASPTSAEGFSYALQSSLYLAEELVKGRNGLEHRYRKRCRKIQLKLLAKQIKSPAMYHLGIRKLAMQSKLSAISMTNPSGFSNSSQ, from the coding sequence ATGTACGATATTGCCATTATCGGCGCAGGACCAGCCGGCAGCAATCTGGCTCGCCTCCTTGCCCAACAAACTCAAATGAAAATCTGCCTCATCGATAAGAGACCCTTGCAAGTCTCATCGGATGTATCCATTGGCGCTCGCCGAAAGGCTTGCGGCGGACTTTTATCGCCCGATGCCCAAAAGATGCTGGCGCGACAGGGCTTGACTATACCGGTCTCTATCCTAGAGGACCCCCAGCTATTCAGCGTGCGTACCATCGATTTTGACAACAAGCTGGAAAACCATTATCAGCGCCATTATTTAAATATGGATCGAGAAAAATTCGATCGCTTCCTTTATCATCTTGTGCCCAACTGGGTAGAGAAAAAACAAGGTGTCGTTTTTGACGTAAAAAAGCGGGACACCCATTGGTCCCTTCAGGTTCGCGATGACGGACAGATCCAGTCCATTCAAGCGAAAAACCTGATTGCAGCCGATGGAGCAAATTCTTTTTTAAGACGCACCTTTGCTTCAGACTTTCCCCGTCCTAAGCGATATATCAGCATGCAAAAATGGTATCCCCTGCATGCTTCCATGCCATATTATACGGGGATTTTCGATTCTGAGGTAACCGACTACTATTCCTGGACAATCCAAAAAGATGATCAAATTATATTAGGTACAGCTTTGCCAGTAGGCGAACCCGTCCATGAACGATTTGAAATTTTGAGAAAAAAGGTGGAAGAACATTTACAGATTCCCTTAAGAGAAGAAAACCGTACCGAGGGCGCTTTTCTAGAGCGAATCACCCATGTCAATCAATTGCTTTGGGCAAAAGACGGAATCTTTTATGTGGGAGAAGCCGCCGGTGCTGCCAGCCCCACTTCAGCAGAGGGCTTCAGCTATGCCCTGCAATCTTCTTTGTACCTTGCCGAAGAACTTGTAAAAGGCAGAAATGGACTTGAACACCGTTACCGCAAACGATGCCGAAAGATTCAATTGAAACTCTTGGCCAAGCAAATAAAATCACCTGCCATGTACCATCTAGGGATTAGAAAACTAGCCATGCAATCCAAACTATCGGCGATTTCCATGACCAATCCATCTGGATTTTCAAATTCCTCTCAATAA
- a CDS encoding polyphosphate polymerase domain-containing protein, protein MYRNELKYMINRQTAHIMGRKIEKLCKLDSHSNADGFYQVSSLYFDDFADSALNDNLIGQIARKKYRIRVYNRSDSYIRLEKKSKVNKGGKKDSLALTRDQYQQILEGDYKMLWDSQSSLLREFCIDMASRKLRPKVIVDYERKSFVYPYGTVRITFDHRIRYERNQLDLFEEEAMYIPAGDADQVILEVKFTGFLPGPIKMMIQQANLKQQSISKYTICRTGEVIQ, encoded by the coding sequence ATGTACAGGAATGAGTTGAAGTACATGATCAATCGACAAACGGCCCATATAATGGGAAGGAAAATCGAAAAATTATGCAAGCTTGATTCGCATTCAAATGCGGATGGTTTTTATCAGGTTTCGAGTCTATATTTTGACGACTTTGCCGATAGCGCATTAAATGATAATTTGATTGGACAGATTGCAAGAAAGAAATATCGAATACGCGTATATAACAGAAGCGATTCTTATATTCGTTTGGAGAAAAAAAGCAAAGTTAATAAGGGAGGCAAGAAGGATTCTCTTGCTTTGACCCGTGATCAATATCAACAGATATTAGAGGGTGACTATAAAATGCTTTGGGACAGCCAATCGTCCTTGCTTAGAGAGTTTTGCATTGACATGGCTTCCCGCAAGCTAAGGCCTAAAGTGATAGTGGATTATGAACGGAAAAGTTTTGTTTATCCCTATGGTACGGTCCGAATTACATTTGATCACCGGATTCGATATGAACGTAATCAATTGGATTTGTTTGAAGAGGAGGCTATGTATATTCCGGCAGGAGATGCGGACCAGGTTATTTTGGAAGTGAAGTTTACTGGATTTTTACCGGGTCCGATTAAAATGATGATTCAACAAGCAAATTTGAAACAGCAAAGCATATCGAAATATACGATCTGCCGAACGGGCGAAGTCATTCAGTAA